In the genome of Gloeotrichia echinulata CP02, one region contains:
- a CDS encoding TrbI/VirB10 family protein produces MTQVSISAATHPENVIDLSTDNYPLELEASDWEARMARLVGFIEESDNLEEEFSAVDGEALEDLASIQSALSPSPEIPTEQPLSSNPFAKLGLVGTGTLAIVLLAGTFLSQMMSGSNQKPSNNDIVSPDPRSQSEDESPSPALEAQIETLKTKLALTEQAEDVKAAQQQLRTAKLIPSAQLVTQTQITPSVTTKDPKEVLPDRIPTPPQPLVQPRPLTVARTVTPPSKPASPRPLPSPKPETDEPSVMLTPRPTPNPTPNPLDEWTRLAKLGSYGQVLATERPNNNQNSAPPVRNTDIQQADSNPASNLTPPAPLISQAKQQSPKSLAVGTSAKAVLATAVFGETTRSRNNNDDDKSENKNLFVVRLKEPLKAVDGTIAIPANTELLTEINSLSEQGLVQLNVVKLITQNNGKLTERNLPPNALVIRGSQGKPLIANQFPNQGSSIAGMDLGLFALGGLGKAAELLNRTDSQIIISGGSTTTTSGNSQRNILAGVFEGGINTVVPLISQRNQQAISQMMQRTNIWFMPAGTQVEIYVNQLMQL; encoded by the coding sequence ATGACACAAGTATCAATTTCTGCGGCGACTCATCCAGAAAATGTAATTGATTTAAGCACCGACAATTACCCACTAGAACTAGAAGCTTCAGATTGGGAAGCGCGGATGGCTAGATTAGTGGGATTTATCGAAGAATCGGACAATCTTGAAGAGGAATTTTCCGCTGTTGATGGCGAAGCACTAGAAGATTTAGCCAGCATACAATCGGCCCTGTCCCCATCACCTGAAATTCCCACTGAGCAACCCTTGTCATCTAACCCTTTTGCGAAATTAGGTTTGGTGGGTACTGGGACATTAGCTATAGTTTTGTTAGCTGGCACCTTTTTGTCACAGATGATGAGTGGGAGCAATCAAAAGCCCAGCAATAATGATATTGTTTCACCAGATCCGCGATCGCAATCAGAAGATGAATCTCCATCCCCAGCCTTAGAAGCACAAATAGAAACCCTCAAAACAAAATTAGCCCTGACTGAACAAGCAGAAGATGTCAAAGCCGCACAACAACAGCTTAGAACTGCAAAACTCATACCGTCAGCTCAATTGGTCACCCAAACACAAATAACACCGTCTGTTACTACCAAAGATCCAAAGGAAGTGCTACCAGATAGAATACCAACACCCCCACAACCACTTGTCCAGCCTCGTCCTCTGACAGTTGCGCGGACTGTGACACCACCCTCTAAGCCAGCTTCACCACGTCCACTACCAAGTCCAAAGCCAGAAACCGACGAACCATCGGTGATGTTGACACCACGACCCACACCAAATCCCACACCAAATCCCCTTGATGAATGGACAAGGTTAGCAAAATTAGGAAGCTACGGTCAGGTGTTAGCAACAGAAAGACCTAATAACAATCAAAATTCTGCTCCACCTGTACGAAATACTGACATCCAGCAAGCAGACTCCAACCCCGCAAGTAACCTAACACCACCAGCACCTCTAATTAGCCAAGCAAAACAGCAGAGTCCAAAATCTCTAGCCGTTGGGACTAGCGCTAAAGCTGTGTTAGCGACAGCGGTATTTGGCGAAACGACTAGATCAAGAAATAATAATGATGATGATAAATCCGAAAATAAAAACTTATTTGTGGTGCGATTGAAAGAACCATTAAAAGCTGTGGATGGTACGATCGCCATACCCGCAAACACCGAGTTATTAACTGAAATTAATTCTCTTTCTGAACAAGGGTTAGTACAGTTGAATGTCGTCAAACTGATAACGCAAAATAACGGCAAGCTAACAGAACGAAACTTACCACCAAATGCCCTCGTAATTCGTGGTTCCCAAGGTAAACCTCTCATCGCCAATCAATTCCCTAATCAAGGGTCCTCCATAGCCGGAATGGATCTAGGACTATTCGCCTTGGGAGGTCTTGGTAAAGCAGCCGAATTACTTAATCGTACTGACTCCCAAATTATCATAAGTGGCGGTAGCACTACAACTACCTCCGGCAACTCCCAACGCAATATCTTGGCAGGTGTTTTTGAAGGTGGTATAAATACTGTAGTTCCCCTGATATCACAACGCAATCAACAGGCAATATCGCAAATGATGCAACGAACCAATATTTGGTTTATGCCTGCAGGAACACAAGTTGAAATATATGTCAATCAATTAATGCAGCTTTAG
- a CDS encoding ribose-phosphate pyrophosphokinase, giving the protein MNAHRESTVFSSGTLKVKPDATRLTENRRLQLFSGSANLQLSQEVARYLGMDLGPMICKKFADGELYVQIQESIRGGDVYLIQPSCQPVNDHLMELLIMIDACRRASARQVTAVIPYYGYARADRKTAGRESITAKLVANLITQAGANRVLAMDLHSAQIQGYFDIPLDHVYGSPILLDYLASKQLADLVVVSPDVGGVARARAFAKKLNDAPLAIIDKRRQAHNIAEVMNVIGDVKGKTAVLVDDMIDTGGTITAGAKLLREEGARQVYACATHAVFSPPAIERLSSGVFEEVIVTNTIPIPDSSRFPQLVLLSVANVLGETIWRIHEDSSVSSMFR; this is encoded by the coding sequence ATGAATGCACATCGAGAATCTACAGTGTTCAGTTCTGGAACTTTAAAAGTAAAGCCAGATGCAACAAGACTGACTGAAAATCGTCGTCTGCAGCTGTTTTCTGGTTCTGCTAATTTACAACTGTCTCAAGAAGTCGCTCGCTATCTGGGGATGGACTTGGGTCCAATGATTTGCAAAAAATTTGCGGACGGCGAACTTTACGTTCAAATCCAAGAATCAATTCGGGGTGGCGATGTTTATCTAATCCAGCCATCTTGTCAACCTGTCAATGATCACTTAATGGAATTACTGATTATGATTGACGCCTGTCGTCGAGCTTCAGCTCGACAGGTGACAGCAGTAATTCCTTATTATGGTTATGCTCGCGCTGACCGCAAAACTGCAGGACGTGAGTCCATAACTGCCAAATTGGTTGCTAACTTAATTACTCAAGCAGGTGCTAACCGTGTTCTAGCAATGGATTTGCATTCGGCGCAAATTCAGGGCTATTTCGATATCCCCTTAGACCATGTTTACGGTTCGCCGATATTGCTGGATTATTTGGCGAGCAAACAACTAGCTGATCTGGTGGTTGTTTCTCCCGATGTCGGCGGTGTAGCAAGGGCTAGAGCATTTGCCAAAAAGCTTAATGATGCTCCCTTAGCAATTATTGACAAACGTCGTCAGGCTCACAATATAGCGGAAGTGATGAATGTCATCGGCGATGTTAAGGGCAAAACAGCAGTGTTGGTGGACGATATGATTGACACTGGCGGCACAATTACTGCAGGCGCCAAGCTACTGCGTGAAGAAGGGGCACGTCAGGTATACGCCTGCGCCACTCATGCAGTCTTTTCCCCACCTGCAATTGAGCGGTTGTCCAGTGGCGTATTTGAAGAAGTTATTGTCACCAATACGATTCCTATCCCAGATAGCAGTCGCTTTCCACAATTAGTACTGCTGTCAGTAGCTAACGTACTAGGGGAAACAATCTGGCGAATTCATGAAGATAGCTCAGTAAGTAGTATGTTTCGCTAG